A single Calidifontibacter indicus DNA region contains:
- a CDS encoding thiolase family protein: MPRTLSEVVFVDGVRTPFGKAGEKGIYAQTRADDLVIKCIRDLLRRQPNLPPERVEEVAIAATTQIGDQGLTLGRMAALLSGLPKSTPGYSVDRMCAGAMTAVTNTASSIAFGAYEVAIAGGVEHMGRHPMGEGVDPNPRIVAEKLVDPSALVMGQTAENLHDRFPSITKQRCDAFAVGSQNKLEQAYADGKIQPDLVPVATRHAEKGWGLATVDEPPRKGVKIEDLESLKTPFRPHGNVTAGNAAGLNDGATACLLASERAAHELDLPVGMRMVTYSFVGVDPEVMGIGPVPATEKALDHAGLTIDDIGLFELNEAFAVQVLAFLEHFGIADDDARVNPWGGAIATGHPLASSGVRLMTQLSRQFAEHPEVRYGLTAMCIGIGMGGAVIWENPHHADYRSSVADDASGRKTQEGVA, translated from the coding sequence GTGCCCCGCACACTCTCCGAGGTCGTTTTCGTCGACGGCGTCCGTACGCCGTTCGGCAAGGCAGGCGAGAAGGGCATCTACGCCCAGACCCGTGCCGACGACCTCGTCATCAAATGCATCCGTGACCTGCTGCGCCGCCAGCCCAACCTGCCGCCGGAGCGCGTCGAGGAGGTCGCGATCGCGGCCACGACGCAGATCGGCGACCAGGGTCTGACCCTCGGCCGGATGGCCGCTCTCCTGTCCGGCCTGCCGAAGTCGACGCCGGGCTACTCGGTCGACCGCATGTGCGCCGGCGCCATGACGGCCGTCACCAACACCGCGTCGTCCATCGCGTTCGGCGCCTACGAGGTCGCCATCGCCGGCGGCGTCGAGCACATGGGCCGGCACCCGATGGGCGAGGGCGTCGACCCGAACCCGCGGATCGTCGCCGAGAAACTCGTCGACCCGTCCGCGCTGGTCATGGGCCAAACCGCCGAGAACCTGCACGACCGCTTCCCGAGCATCACCAAGCAGCGCTGCGACGCGTTCGCGGTGGGCTCGCAGAACAAGCTCGAGCAGGCGTACGCCGACGGCAAGATCCAGCCCGACCTGGTGCCCGTGGCCACCCGCCACGCGGAGAAGGGCTGGGGCCTGGCGACCGTCGACGAGCCGCCGCGCAAGGGCGTGAAGATCGAAGACCTCGAGTCGCTCAAGACCCCGTTCCGCCCGCACGGCAATGTCACCGCGGGCAACGCCGCCGGCCTCAACGACGGCGCCACCGCCTGCCTGCTCGCCTCCGAGCGGGCCGCGCACGAGCTCGACCTGCCGGTCGGCATGCGGATGGTCACCTACTCCTTCGTCGGCGTCGACCCCGAGGTCATGGGCATCGGACCGGTGCCGGCCACCGAGAAGGCCCTCGACCACGCCGGTCTCACCATCGACGACATCGGCCTGTTCGAACTCAACGAGGCGTTCGCCGTGCAGGTGCTCGCCTTCCTCGAGCACTTCGGCATCGCCGACGACGACGCCCGTGTCAACCCGTGGGGCGGCGCCATCGCCACCGGTCACCCGCTCGCATCCTCCGGTGTGCGCCTGATGACGCAGCTGTCGCGCCAGTTCGCCGAGCACCCCGAGGTGCGCTACGGCCTCACCGCAATGTGCATCGGCATCGGCATGGGTGGAGCGGTCATCTGGGAGAACCCGCACCACGCCGACTACCGCAGCTCGGTCGCCGACGACGCGTCCGGCCGCAAGACCCAGGAAGGTGTCGCCTGA
- a CDS encoding DMT family transporter — translation MVTLLALCSSLVWGTSDFAGGSFTKRIAAVRVVGVAQIGGLVIMTVVLLVRLVAGEVPADGLWPLYGALAGITGAVGLVCFYAALSLGTMGVVSPIAAMGAIVPVTIGISRGERFSVAVGIGLALMLIGVVLASGPELSGDAGRLPVLLAACAACCFGLSLFFMNEGAAIDIVPALWAMRVASVATLLTAWWLWPGGPPGGSVRRRDVLPLMLVGSGDLAANVLFSVAATGGLVSVVSVLGSLYPVVTLLWARALLDERLRPIQLAGVATTVAGLAFVVQ, via the coding sequence ATGGTGACGCTGTTGGCGCTCTGCTCGAGCCTGGTGTGGGGCACGTCCGACTTCGCCGGTGGCTCGTTCACCAAACGCATCGCGGCGGTGCGCGTGGTCGGTGTCGCACAGATCGGCGGCCTGGTCATCATGACCGTCGTGCTGCTGGTGCGCCTGGTCGCGGGTGAGGTGCCCGCCGACGGGCTGTGGCCGCTGTACGGCGCGCTCGCCGGCATTACCGGCGCCGTCGGACTGGTCTGTTTCTACGCGGCGCTGTCGCTGGGCACGATGGGCGTGGTCTCGCCGATCGCGGCGATGGGGGCGATCGTGCCGGTGACGATCGGCATCAGCCGTGGCGAACGCTTCAGCGTGGCCGTCGGAATCGGCTTGGCGCTCATGCTGATCGGAGTCGTGCTCGCGTCGGGCCCCGAACTCTCGGGCGACGCCGGACGGCTGCCGGTGCTGCTCGCGGCGTGCGCCGCCTGCTGCTTCGGACTCTCGCTGTTCTTCATGAACGAAGGCGCCGCGATCGACATCGTGCCCGCACTGTGGGCGATGCGGGTCGCGAGCGTGGCGACCCTGCTGACCGCGTGGTGGCTGTGGCCGGGAGGTCCGCCCGGGGGCAGCGTGCGGCGACGCGATGTGCTGCCGTTGATGCTCGTCGGCAGCGGCGACCTTGCCGCGAACGTGTTGTTCAGTGTGGCCGCGACGGGCGGACTGGTGAGCGTGGTCAGCGTGCTCGGGTCGCTCTACCCGGTCGTGACACTGCTGTGGGCGCGGGCGCTGCTCGATGAGCGGCTGCGGCCGATCCAGTTGGCCGGGGTGGCGACCACCGTCGCCGGGCTCGCGTTCGTGGTGCAGTGA
- a CDS encoding DUF3000 domain-containing protein yields MSSNKASSDIGSHFSRVVRALEGVRLRPEVSLTEVPAPGRIAPYSVAMTADVAAGPDEDELASGRFVVLHDPSCPEPWEGAWRIVTFARAQLEPELAADPMLGDVGWTWLTDALDEAEAGYTAEAGTVTRVLSQGYGGLTDNGTTVEMEVRASWTPSDEDLTPHLQAWGAMLCTIAGLPPLPDGVVPLPGQRR; encoded by the coding sequence GTGAGTTCGAACAAGGCCAGCAGCGACATCGGGTCGCACTTCTCCCGCGTCGTCCGCGCGCTGGAAGGCGTGCGCCTTCGGCCCGAGGTGAGCCTCACCGAGGTGCCGGCCCCCGGCCGCATCGCGCCCTACTCCGTGGCGATGACCGCCGACGTCGCCGCCGGCCCGGATGAAGACGAACTCGCCTCCGGCCGCTTCGTCGTGCTCCACGACCCGAGCTGCCCCGAACCGTGGGAAGGCGCCTGGCGCATCGTCACCTTCGCCCGCGCCCAACTCGAGCCCGAACTCGCCGCCGACCCGATGCTCGGCGATGTCGGCTGGACCTGGCTGACCGACGCCCTCGACGAGGCCGAAGCCGGTTACACCGCGGAGGCCGGAACGGTCACCCGGGTGCTGTCCCAGGGCTACGGCGGCCTCACCGACAACGGCACGACGGTCGAGATGGAGGTCCGCGCGTCGTGGACTCCCTCCGACGAAGACCTCACCCCGCACCTGCAGGCCTGGGGCGCGATGCTCTGCACCATCGCCGGCCTGCCGCCGCTGCCCGACGGAGTGGTGCCGCTGCCGGGGCAGCGTCGATGA
- a CDS encoding YczE/YyaS/YitT family protein yields the protein MSTTVAAARPAPRQLANLSPLAQLRAGRLTRRLVQLFVGLSMYGLAMAMMVRAGVGLDPWDVFHYGVSLHTGWSLGVAVIVVSIPVLLLWAPLRQWPGLGTIANAVWIGVATDISLRVLPEAHGLSHQVPLFAAALVINGLGGALYIGSQLGPGPRDGLMTGLHRRTGVSLRLVRTGIELTVLVIGWLLGGIVGIGTLAYALLIGPLVQFFLPACIVELPERHTPTEVELAERGD from the coding sequence ATGAGCACGACCGTCGCCGCGGCACGACCCGCACCTCGCCAATTGGCAAACCTGTCCCCACTGGCACAACTGCGTGCCGGACGCCTGACCCGCCGCCTCGTGCAGTTGTTCGTCGGCCTGTCGATGTACGGCCTCGCGATGGCGATGATGGTACGCGCCGGCGTGGGCCTCGACCCGTGGGACGTCTTCCACTACGGCGTCTCCCTGCACACCGGGTGGTCACTCGGCGTCGCCGTGATCGTGGTGAGCATCCCGGTGCTGCTGCTCTGGGCGCCGCTGCGCCAGTGGCCCGGCCTCGGCACCATCGCGAACGCGGTCTGGATCGGCGTCGCCACCGACATCTCGTTGCGGGTGCTGCCCGAGGCCCACGGGCTGAGCCACCAGGTGCCGCTGTTCGCTGCCGCGCTGGTGATCAACGGACTCGGTGGCGCACTCTATATCGGCAGTCAACTCGGCCCCGGGCCGCGCGACGGGCTGATGACCGGGCTGCACCGACGCACCGGGGTGAGTCTGCGGCTGGTGCGCACCGGTATCGAACTCACCGTGCTCGTGATCGGCTGGCTGTTGGGCGGAATCGTCGGCATCGGCACGCTCGCCTACGCCCTGCTGATCGGCCCGCTGGTGCAGTTCTTCCTGCCGGCCTGCATCGTGGAGTTGCCCGAACGCCACACCCCGACCGAGGTGGAGTTGGCCGAGCGCGGCGACTGA
- a CDS encoding UDP-N-acetylglucosamine 1-carboxyvinyltransferase translates to MTEDYLVRVGRIIRDARRHKQLTQHELAASLNTSQSAVARIEQGKQNLSLETLARIGQALDTEVVTVASNTPLNLRIEGGRQLSGEIDVRTSKNAAVACLCAALLNKGKTTLRNLARIEEVNRITEVLDSVGVKTRWLPNSSDLEIVPGDTIDLDSMDEAAARRTRTILMFLGPLLHEYEKFKLPNAGGCDLGERTVEPHLHALRHFGLDVVATHGYYHATVDKSVRPERAIVLTERGDTVTENVLFAAARYEGKTVIRNASPNYMVQDLCFFLRELGVSVEGIGTTTLTVHGVADINKDVEYHPSEDPIEAMSLIAAAIVTKSQVTVKRVPIEFMEMELAQLEVMGFKYEITPEYLSNNGETRLVDITTIPSDLVAPKDKIHPMPFPGLNIDNLPFFAVIAATATGSTTIHDWVYDNRAIYLIDLNALGAKVKLMDPHRVLIEGPTRWRAAEVMCPPALRPGVVILLGMLAAPGTSVLRNTYVINRGYEELAERLNALGARIESFRD, encoded by the coding sequence GTGACTGAGGACTATCTGGTACGCGTCGGCCGCATCATTCGCGACGCGCGGCGCCACAAACAACTGACCCAGCACGAACTTGCAGCATCCTTGAACACCAGTCAGAGCGCCGTCGCGCGCATCGAACAAGGCAAACAGAACTTGAGTCTGGAGACGCTCGCGCGGATCGGACAGGCTCTCGACACCGAGGTGGTAACCGTGGCATCGAACACTCCCCTGAACCTTCGCATCGAAGGCGGGCGTCAGCTCTCGGGTGAGATCGACGTACGCACCAGCAAGAACGCCGCAGTCGCGTGTCTGTGTGCGGCGCTGCTGAACAAGGGCAAGACGACGCTGCGCAACCTCGCGCGCATCGAAGAGGTCAACCGCATCACCGAGGTGCTCGACTCGGTCGGCGTGAAGACCCGCTGGCTGCCGAACAGCTCCGACCTGGAGATCGTCCCGGGCGACACCATCGACCTCGATTCGATGGACGAGGCAGCTGCCCGCCGCACCCGCACCATCTTGATGTTCCTCGGCCCGCTGCTGCACGAGTACGAGAAGTTCAAGCTGCCGAACGCCGGCGGTTGCGACCTCGGTGAGCGCACCGTCGAACCGCACCTGCACGCGCTGCGTCACTTCGGTCTCGACGTCGTCGCGACCCACGGTTACTACCACGCCACCGTCGACAAGTCGGTGCGCCCCGAGCGTGCGATCGTGCTCACCGAGCGCGGCGACACGGTCACCGAGAACGTGCTGTTCGCGGCCGCCCGCTACGAGGGCAAGACCGTCATCCGCAACGCCAGCCCGAACTACATGGTGCAGGACCTCTGCTTCTTCCTGCGCGAGCTCGGCGTGTCCGTCGAGGGCATCGGCACCACCACCCTGACCGTCCACGGCGTCGCCGACATCAACAAGGACGTCGAGTACCACCCGTCCGAAGACCCGATCGAGGCCATGTCGCTCATCGCGGCCGCGATCGTCACCAAGTCGCAGGTCACCGTCAAGCGGGTGCCGATCGAGTTCATGGAGATGGAACTCGCGCAGCTCGAGGTGATGGGCTTCAAGTACGAGATCACCCCGGAGTACCTCTCCAACAACGGCGAGACCCGCTTGGTCGACATCACCACGATTCCGAGCGACCTGGTGGCGCCGAAGGACAAGATCCACCCGATGCCGTTCCCCGGCCTCAACATCGACAACCTGCCGTTCTTCGCCGTCATCGCGGCGACCGCCACCGGCAGCACCACGATCCACGACTGGGTCTACGACAACCGCGCGATCTACCTCATCGACCTCAACGCCCTCGGCGCCAAGGTCAAGCTGATGGACCCGCACCGCGTTCTCATCGAAGGCCCGACCCGCTGGCGCGCCGCCGAGGTCATGTGCCCGCCGGCGCTGCGTCCGGGCGTCGTGATCCTGCTCGGCATGCTGGCCGCGCCCGGCACCTCGGTGCTGCGCAACACCTACGTCATCAACCGCGGCTACGAGGAACTCGCCGAGCGCCTCAACGCGCTCGGCGCGAGGATCGAGAGCTTCCGCGACTGA
- a CDS encoding ribonuclease D, translated as MTTDETQPTDQPEYPLLAAPADGVPPVIDTERALTDAARALADGHGPVALDAERASGFRYGNRAYLVQIHRDGSGTHLIDPIACPDLGPIQDVIGDVEWVLHAATQDLPCLAEVGLHPSKLFDTELGSRLAGLPRVGLASVVEHYVGVTLAKEHSAVDWSERPLPQPWLSYAALDVEVLVEVRDRLAADLESQGKADWAAQEFHALTSFTGPPQRKDPWRRTSGMHKIRNRRAIARVRELWQARDVIAQHRDTSPGRVLPDALLVEIANGAPTSAADLMALPGASNRRGRPHPGLPRYQRDWLDAVRRVGAMNERDLPPATLRSDAPPPQRVWADRDPVAAARLTQVREDLAAFGEEHHVPVENILTPDYLRRVLWEPSNPLDAQTISRELSELGAREWQVDIVTPMIEKAVAEHPLTGE; from the coding sequence ATGACGACCGACGAGACCCAGCCCACCGACCAGCCCGAGTACCCCCTGCTCGCGGCCCCCGCCGACGGTGTCCCACCGGTCATCGACACCGAGCGCGCGCTGACGGACGCCGCCCGCGCCCTCGCCGACGGCCACGGACCCGTCGCGCTCGACGCCGAACGGGCGTCGGGTTTCCGGTACGGCAATCGCGCCTACCTGGTTCAGATCCATCGTGACGGATCGGGCACGCACCTCATCGACCCGATCGCCTGCCCCGATCTCGGCCCGATCCAGGACGTCATCGGCGATGTCGAGTGGGTGCTGCACGCAGCCACCCAGGACCTCCCCTGCCTCGCCGAGGTCGGCCTGCACCCGAGCAAACTCTTCGACACCGAACTCGGTTCTCGCCTGGCCGGATTGCCGCGAGTCGGTCTGGCGTCGGTCGTCGAGCACTACGTCGGAGTCACCCTCGCCAAGGAGCACTCCGCGGTCGACTGGTCGGAGCGTCCGCTGCCGCAGCCCTGGCTCAGTTACGCCGCGCTGGACGTCGAGGTGCTGGTGGAGGTGCGTGACCGTCTCGCCGCCGACCTGGAGTCGCAGGGCAAGGCCGACTGGGCCGCCCAGGAGTTCCACGCGCTCACCTCGTTCACCGGGCCTCCGCAGCGGAAGGACCCCTGGCGGCGCACCTCGGGCATGCACAAGATCCGCAACCGGCGGGCGATCGCTCGCGTGCGTGAACTCTGGCAGGCCCGCGACGTCATCGCCCAGCACCGCGACACCTCCCCCGGACGCGTGCTGCCCGATGCGTTGCTCGTCGAGATCGCCAACGGCGCCCCCACCAGCGCGGCCGACCTGATGGCGCTGCCCGGCGCCTCAAATCGCCGCGGACGCCCGCACCCGGGCCTGCCGCGCTACCAGCGCGACTGGCTCGACGCCGTCCGCCGGGTGGGCGCGATGAACGAGCGCGACCTGCCGCCGGCAACCCTGCGCAGCGACGCTCCCCCGCCGCAGCGGGTGTGGGCCGATCGCGACCCCGTCGCGGCGGCGCGCCTCACCCAGGTGCGCGAAGACCTCGCCGCGTTCGGCGAGGAACATCACGTTCCGGTGGAGAACATCCTCACCCCCGACTACCTGCGCCGCGTGCTCTGGGAGCCCTCGAACCCCCTTGACGCACAAACGATCTCGCGCGAACTCAGCGAGCTCGGTGCGCGCGAGTGGCAGGTCGACATCGTGACGCCGATGATCGAGAAGGCTGTCGCGGAGCACCCCCTTACCGGCGAGTAA
- a CDS encoding 3-hydroxyacyl-CoA dehydrogenase NAD-binding domain-containing protein has translation MTQTQLQQPDEVVTHVRSQDVQLPGDAGTFVLLTLDNGFDHTKPNSFGPAGLAELSAALDKAATRAEAGEIVGLGITGKPFIFAVGADLKGIGTITSREQALEIARLGHETFSKIADLTVPTFAFINGASMGGGVEIALYADYRTISADVPAYSTPEVFLGLVPGWGGTYLLPHLIGVENALKLIVENPLNQNRMIKGKDAFALGCADRLIEPVTFLEDSLGFAAGVIAGTEKVERAAVSTDENAWNAAISAGRKLAEQRTGGAAISATRALDLVEAARTADRADAFEAENQALADLIMSDELRAGLYAFDLVQRRAKRPAGAPDKSLARKVTKVGIVGAGLMASQLAMLFIRQLKVPVVMTDLDQERVDKGVAYVHAEIDKLAAKGRVSADGVNRLKGLITGSTTKDGFADADFVIEAVFEEMSVKKTVWAEVEQIVTPECVLATNTSSLSITEMAEDLQHPERVVGFHFFNPVAVMPLLEIIRGDKTDDATLATAFATGKGLKKTCILVKNSPSFVVNRLLGRFMGDAGRIVDEGTPIETVERAFAGLTPMPPFMLISLVGPAIALHNSETLAKAFPDRFRASKNLAKVVEAKIPSFYGADGKIDPKVMELFDAPSDPKELTTEQVRESALASMADEIRRMLDEGVVAEVQDIDLAMITGAGFPFWNGGISPLLDRTGTSEKVTGSRFLAPGVASVPTS, from the coding sequence ATGACGCAGACCCAGCTCCAGCAGCCCGACGAGGTCGTCACCCACGTCCGCAGCCAGGACGTGCAATTGCCCGGTGACGCAGGCACGTTCGTGCTGCTCACCCTCGACAACGGGTTCGACCACACCAAGCCGAACAGCTTCGGACCTGCCGGCCTCGCCGAGCTGTCCGCGGCCCTCGACAAGGCGGCCACGCGCGCCGAAGCCGGCGAGATCGTCGGTCTCGGCATCACCGGGAAGCCGTTCATCTTCGCGGTGGGCGCAGACCTCAAGGGCATCGGCACGATCACCTCGCGTGAGCAGGCCCTCGAGATCGCCCGGCTCGGCCACGAGACCTTCAGCAAGATCGCCGACCTCACGGTGCCCACCTTCGCGTTCATCAACGGCGCGTCGATGGGTGGCGGTGTCGAGATCGCGCTGTACGCCGACTACCGCACGATCTCCGCGGACGTGCCGGCCTACTCCACGCCCGAGGTCTTCCTCGGTCTCGTGCCCGGCTGGGGCGGCACCTACCTGCTGCCGCACCTCATCGGTGTCGAGAACGCGCTCAAGCTGATCGTCGAGAACCCGCTCAACCAGAACCGCATGATCAAGGGCAAGGACGCCTTCGCCCTTGGTTGCGCCGACCGCCTGATCGAGCCGGTCACCTTCCTGGAGGACTCGCTCGGCTTCGCCGCAGGTGTCATCGCCGGCACCGAGAAGGTCGAACGGGCAGCGGTCAGCACCGACGAAAACGCCTGGAACGCAGCGATTTCGGCCGGACGCAAGCTGGCCGAGCAGCGCACCGGTGGTGCCGCGATCTCGGCCACGCGGGCGCTCGACCTCGTCGAGGCGGCCCGCACCGCGGACCGCGCCGACGCGTTCGAGGCGGAGAACCAGGCGCTCGCCGACCTCATCATGAGCGACGAGCTGCGCGCCGGCCTCTACGCGTTCGACCTCGTGCAGCGCCGCGCCAAGCGTCCGGCCGGTGCACCCGACAAGTCGCTGGCCCGCAAGGTGACCAAGGTGGGCATCGTGGGTGCCGGCCTGATGGCGAGCCAGCTGGCGATGCTGTTCATCCGCCAGCTCAAGGTGCCGGTCGTCATGACCGACCTCGACCAGGAGCGCGTCGACAAGGGCGTCGCCTATGTGCACGCCGAGATCGACAAGCTCGCGGCCAAGGGCCGCGTCTCGGCGGACGGCGTGAACCGGCTCAAGGGGCTCATCACCGGCTCGACCACCAAGGACGGCTTCGCCGACGCCGACTTCGTCATCGAGGCCGTCTTCGAGGAGATGTCGGTCAAGAAGACCGTCTGGGCCGAGGTCGAGCAGATCGTCACCCCGGAGTGCGTGCTCGCGACCAACACCTCGTCGCTGTCGATCACCGAGATGGCCGAAGACCTGCAGCACCCGGAGCGGGTCGTCGGATTCCACTTCTTCAACCCGGTGGCCGTCATGCCGCTGTTGGAGATCATTCGTGGCGACAAGACCGACGATGCGACGCTGGCGACCGCGTTCGCGACCGGCAAGGGTCTGAAGAAGACCTGCATCCTGGTCAAGAACTCCCCCTCGTTCGTGGTGAACCGCCTGCTCGGTCGGTTCATGGGCGATGCGGGCCGGATCGTCGACGAGGGCACCCCGATCGAGACCGTCGAGCGCGCGTTCGCGGGCCTCACCCCGATGCCGCCGTTCATGCTCATCTCGCTGGTCGGCCCGGCGATCGCGCTGCACAACAGCGAGACCCTCGCCAAGGCCTTCCCGGACCGCTTCCGGGCGAGCAAGAACCTGGCGAAGGTCGTGGAGGCGAAGATCCCCTCGTTCTACGGCGCCGACGGGAAGATCGACCCGAAGGTCATGGAGCTGTTCGATGCTCCGTCCGACCCGAAGGAGCTCACCACCGAGCAGGTGCGCGAGAGCGCGCTGGCCTCGATGGCCGACGAGATCCGCCGCATGCTGGACGAAGGCGTCGTTGCCGAGGTGCAGGACATCGACCTCGCCATGATCACCGGTGCGGGTTTCCCGTTCTGGAACGGCGGCATCTCACCGCTGTTGGACCGCACCGGCACCTCCGAGAAGGTCACGGGTTCGCGGTTCCTGGCTCCGGGCGTTGCGAGCGTGCCCACGTCCTGA
- a CDS encoding PLP-dependent aminotransferase family protein, protein MRISASRLGSLLGDDRGDGPAYLWIADGIRAAVADGRVMHGMRLPGERELAPALAVSRTTITKAYSVLTERGYAQAKQGSGTTVVLPGGRPDEGDAEPLDDRPADPRLLNLVQAAPPATPGLQAAFETALEQLPRFTTGRGYYSLGIPELREAIAQRFVDRGVATSADQIVVTAGASSAVGIVLTALTAPRAAVVLESPGYPNTVQAVRGTGRRPVGVPVGDLAAHDEALARAKTCLVVLDFQNPTGGLADDEHRAQLARIWTRRGTTPIVDETLVETWLDDEPQVRPMAAHHPGAITIGSASKTHWGGMRLGWIRAPRHLVGALSAARRSFDLGSPVLEQLALDELLRTRPGLHPEMRRMLRGSRDRLWEFGIGCGWEATRPHGGLSIWWRLPRPRGAALATAAEREGLSMLPGAAFAVDGRGLDSFLRTPFTLRPEDIDRVLPALRAAAERAGLSG, encoded by the coding sequence ATGCGCATCTCGGCGAGCCGTCTCGGCTCCCTGCTCGGCGACGACCGCGGCGACGGGCCCGCCTACCTCTGGATCGCCGACGGCATCCGGGCCGCCGTCGCCGACGGACGCGTGATGCACGGGATGCGGCTGCCGGGCGAGCGCGAGCTCGCGCCCGCTCTCGCCGTCTCGCGCACCACGATCACCAAGGCCTACTCCGTGCTCACCGAGCGCGGCTACGCCCAGGCCAAGCAGGGCTCGGGCACCACCGTCGTGCTGCCCGGTGGCCGTCCCGACGAGGGCGACGCCGAACCGCTCGACGACCGGCCGGCCGACCCGCGCCTGCTCAACCTGGTGCAGGCCGCCCCGCCCGCGACACCGGGGCTGCAGGCCGCCTTCGAGACGGCGCTCGAGCAGTTGCCCCGCTTCACCACCGGCCGCGGCTACTACTCGCTCGGCATCCCAGAGTTGCGAGAGGCGATCGCGCAGCGCTTCGTCGATCGCGGGGTCGCCACCAGTGCCGACCAGATCGTGGTCACGGCGGGCGCCAGTTCTGCGGTCGGCATCGTGCTCACCGCCCTCACCGCGCCGCGCGCGGCGGTCGTTCTCGAAAGTCCCGGCTATCCCAACACCGTGCAGGCCGTGCGCGGCACCGGACGGCGACCCGTGGGCGTGCCGGTCGGCGACCTCGCCGCCCACGACGAGGCGCTCGCCCGGGCGAAGACCTGCCTGGTCGTCCTCGACTTCCAGAACCCCACCGGCGGGCTCGCCGACGACGAACATCGGGCCCAGCTCGCGCGGATCTGGACGCGGCGCGGCACCACGCCGATCGTCGACGAGACGCTCGTCGAGACCTGGTTGGACGACGAGCCCCAGGTGCGCCCGATGGCCGCGCACCACCCGGGCGCCATCACCATCGGATCGGCGAGCAAGACCCACTGGGGCGGGATGCGCCTGGGCTGGATCCGGGCTCCGCGCCACCTCGTCGGCGCGCTCTCGGCCGCGCGGCGCAGTTTCGACCTGGGCTCGCCGGTGCTCGAGCAGCTCGCCCTCGACGAGTTGCTGCGCACCCGACCCGGGCTGCATCCGGAGATGCGTCGGATGCTGCGGGGCAGTCGGGATCGGTTGTGGGAGTTCGGAATCGGCTGCGGGTGGGAGGCCACCCGCCCGCACGGCGGCCTCAGCATCTGGTGGCGCCTGCCGCGTCCGCGCGGTGCCGCCCTGGCGACGGCGGCCGAACGCGAGGGCCTGTCGATGCTGCCCGGCGCCGCCTTCGCCGTCGACGGACGCGGGCTCGACTCCTTCCTGCGCACCCCGTTCACGCTGCGTCCCGAAGACATCGATCGGGTGCTGCCGGCGCTGCGCGCGGCGGCGGAGCGCGCCGGCCTCTCGGGCTAG
- the hemE gene encoding uroporphyrinogen decarboxylase — protein sequence MTAAPADPRDSALVRAARGLSVPHTPVWFMRQAGRSLPEYKKVREGVPMLQSCRTPELVTEITLQPVRRHKVDAAIFFSDIVVPLAAAGIDLDIVPGTGPVVASPVRSRADVDALPELDPAQIDDIATSVRMLTAELGGTPLIGFAGAPFTLASYLVEGGPSRNHEHTKAMMYGDPDAWNALCAKLARISATFLQVQVDAGASAIQLFDSWVGALSAADYERFVQPHSAAVLSTIGQHDVPRIHFGVGTGELLPAMGAAGADVVGVDFRLPLDEAARRIGPEYSVQGNLDPALLFAPWEPLRDKVIEILEAGKAARGHIFNLGHGVLPTTDPDVLTRVVELVHAHSAR from the coding sequence GTGACTGCTGCACCTGCCGACCCGCGCGACAGCGCCCTCGTCCGAGCCGCCCGTGGCCTGTCCGTGCCGCACACCCCGGTGTGGTTCATGCGCCAGGCCGGACGCTCGCTGCCGGAGTACAAGAAGGTGCGCGAGGGCGTGCCGATGCTCCAGTCGTGCCGCACGCCCGAACTCGTCACCGAGATCACCTTGCAGCCGGTGCGCCGCCACAAGGTCGATGCCGCGATCTTCTTCAGTGACATCGTCGTGCCGTTGGCCGCGGCCGGTATCGACCTCGACATCGTGCCCGGCACGGGTCCGGTTGTCGCCTCGCCGGTGCGTTCGCGCGCCGATGTCGACGCCCTGCCCGAGCTCGACCCGGCGCAGATCGACGACATCGCCACCTCCGTCCGCATGCTCACGGCCGAGCTCGGTGGCACGCCGCTGATCGGCTTCGCGGGTGCGCCGTTCACCCTGGCGAGCTACCTGGTCGAGGGCGGCCCCTCGCGCAACCACGAGCACACCAAGGCGATGATGTACGGCGACCCCGACGCGTGGAACGCGTTGTGCGCCAAGCTGGCCCGCATCTCGGCCACCTTCTTGCAGGTGCAGGTCGACGCCGGCGCGTCGGCGATCCAGCTGTTCGACTCCTGGGTGGGGGCGCTGTCGGCGGCCGACTACGAGCGGTTCGTGCAGCCGCACTCGGCGGCCGTGCTGTCGACGATCGGTCAGCACGACGTGCCGCGCATCCACTTCGGTGTGGGCACCGGTGAGCTTTTGCCGGCGATGGGTGCGGCCGGGGCCGACGTCGTCGGTGTCGACTTCCGGTTGCCGCTCGACGAGGCGGCTCGTCGCATCGGACCCGAGTACTCGGTGCAGGGCAACCTCGACCCGGCGCTGCTGTTCGCGCCGTGGGAACCGCTGCGCGACAAGGTGATCGAGATCCTCGAAGCGGGCAAGGCTGCGCGCGGCCACATCTTCAACCTCGGTCACGGAGTGCTGCCGACCACCGACCCCGACGTGCTCACCCGGGTCGTCGAACTGGTGCACGCACACTCGGCCCGCTGA